From a region of the Mercurialis annua linkage group LG1-X, ddMerAnnu1.2, whole genome shotgun sequence genome:
- the LOC126664798 gene encoding cysteine-rich repeat secretory protein 38-like isoform X2: MEILILLTTLLALLSYSSCSDTNQILGAECSADIKANLTNDYQINFKNLMDSLATNAPSNNGFYKAESGKNSDKIYGLTQCRADLSSANCAACIKNATLNRGCYTDSKSVTKWYRWCFLRYSNQRFFGVWDRSAMAIANDTNLEDPNVVSKTLNFMNDLVSTAPDQPLMFQTKVLDVGKYEKRYALAQCTRDISRQDCGKCFDDQLVIFRSRIGNKKEWEAHGHGCSMWYGDSQFYFNYTFPKDLPTNKGGGTVNSSPERFSIGMIVPVLMFLLVL, translated from the exons ATGgagattttaattcttttaacaaCTTTACTGGCTCTACTCAGCTATTCTTCTTGTTCCGACACTAACCAGATTCTTGGAGCGGAATGTTCAGCCGATATTAAAGCGAACCTAACGAAtgattaccaaataaatttcaagAATCTAATGGATTCACTCGCAACAAACGCCCCTTCCAACAACGGATTCTACAAAGCCGAATCAGGAAAAAATTCCGACAAAATTTACGGTCTTACACAATGTAGAGCCGATCTTTCTTCAGCAAACTGCGCGGCTTGCATCAAGAACGCTACATTAAACCGCGGATGCTATACAGATAGTAAGAGCGTAACTAAATGGTATAGATGGTGTTTTCTTCGATACTCTAACCAAAGATTTTTCGGGGTGTGGGATCGATCTGCAATGGCGATAGCTAACGACACTAATCTCGAAGATCCAAACGTGGTTTCTAAGACTCTAAACTTTATGAATGATCTTGTTTCTACAGCTCCGGACCAgccattgatgtttcaaactaAGGTTTTGGATGTCGGAAAATACGAAAAGAGGTACGCATTGGCTCAGTGCACTCGAGATATAAGCAGACAAGATTGTGGAAAATGCTTTGATGATCAATTGGTGATTTTTAGATCAAGAATTGGGAATAAAAAAGAATGGGAGGCTCATGGGCATGGTTGTAGCATGTGGTATGGTGATTCTCAATTTTATTTCAACTACACATTCCCTAAAGATTTACCAACAAATAAAG GCGGTGGCACCGTAAATTCGTCACCTGAACGGTTTTCGATTGGCATGATTGTTCCGGTGCTAATGTTCCTGTTAGTTCTCTAG
- the LOC126664798 gene encoding cysteine-rich repeat secretory protein 38-like isoform X1, giving the protein MEILILLTTLLALLSYSSCSDTNQILGAECSADIKANLTNDYQINFKNLMDSLATNAPSNNGFYKAESGKNSDKIYGLTQCRADLSSANCAACIKNATLNRGCYTDSKSVTKWYRWCFLRYSNQRFFGVWDRSAMAIANDTNLEDPNVVSKTLNFMNDLVSTAPDQPLMFQTKVLDVGKYEKRYALAQCTRDISRQDCGKCFDDQLVIFRSRIGNKKEWEAHGHGCSMWYGDSQFYFNYTFPKDLPTNKGENTGGGTVNSSPERFSIGMIVPVLMFLLVL; this is encoded by the exons ATGgagattttaattcttttaacaaCTTTACTGGCTCTACTCAGCTATTCTTCTTGTTCCGACACTAACCAGATTCTTGGAGCGGAATGTTCAGCCGATATTAAAGCGAACCTAACGAAtgattaccaaataaatttcaagAATCTAATGGATTCACTCGCAACAAACGCCCCTTCCAACAACGGATTCTACAAAGCCGAATCAGGAAAAAATTCCGACAAAATTTACGGTCTTACACAATGTAGAGCCGATCTTTCTTCAGCAAACTGCGCGGCTTGCATCAAGAACGCTACATTAAACCGCGGATGCTATACAGATAGTAAGAGCGTAACTAAATGGTATAGATGGTGTTTTCTTCGATACTCTAACCAAAGATTTTTCGGGGTGTGGGATCGATCTGCAATGGCGATAGCTAACGACACTAATCTCGAAGATCCAAACGTGGTTTCTAAGACTCTAAACTTTATGAATGATCTTGTTTCTACAGCTCCGGACCAgccattgatgtttcaaactaAGGTTTTGGATGTCGGAAAATACGAAAAGAGGTACGCATTGGCTCAGTGCACTCGAGATATAAGCAGACAAGATTGTGGAAAATGCTTTGATGATCAATTGGTGATTTTTAGATCAAGAATTGGGAATAAAAAAGAATGGGAGGCTCATGGGCATGGTTGTAGCATGTGGTATGGTGATTCTCAATTTTATTTCAACTACACATTCCCTAAAGATTTACCAACAAATAAAG GGGAAAATACAGGCGGTGGCACCGTAAATTCGTCACCTGAACGGTTTTCGATTGGCATGATTGTTCCGGTGCTAATGTTCCTGTTAGTTCTCTAG